A genomic window from Camarhynchus parvulus chromosome 27, STF_HiC, whole genome shotgun sequence includes:
- the LOC115913798 gene encoding olfactory receptor 10C1-like → MILGNLSGLSEFRLLGFSGNSHLHPLFFVILLSLYILTLVANTAIAFTINTDSTLRTPMYFFLTQLSCLDICYLSVMIPTILENLMVGTVSISKTRCAMQMFSFLFFGVAECFLLAAMSLDRYFAVCHPLHYTIIMSSRVCRSLVAGSYICGAAVGLIHTLITFSSPLCGSAIDHFFCEIQPLLDLLCGNTFPRELQVILVAVFAILSPFLLIIYSYIHIISTILHMASAESRQKAFSTCSSHLLVVTLFYGTAGSTYLRPKSTYCAAVDKFLSLSYSVLTPLLNPIIYSLRNKEVKRALKKKWRKTNLVWK, encoded by the coding sequence ATGATCCTTGGGAACCTCAGTGGACTGAGTGAATTCAGACTCCTGGGTTTTTCTGGAAACTCTCATTTGCACCCTTTGttctttgtaattttattaTCTCTTTATATTCTCACCCTGGTGGCTAACACAGCTATAGCTTTCACAATAAACACTGACAGCACCCTTCGCACCCCCATGTATTTCTTCCTCACTCAGCTGTCCTGTCTGGATATCTGCTATTTATCAGTCATGATCCCAACCATTCTGGAGAACCTGATGGTAGGAACAGTAAGTATTTCCAAGACAAGATGTGCCatgcaaatgttttccttccttttcttcgGGGTTGCTGAATGTTTCCTCTTGGCTGCCATGTCCCTCGATCGTTATTTTGCAGTTTGCCACCCCTTGCATTACACAATTATCATGAGCAGCAGGGTCTGCAGGAGCCTGGTTGCTGGCAGTTACAtttgtggggctgctgtgggcttAATTCACACCCTGATAACCTTCAGCTCACCCTTGTGTGGCTCTGCCATCGACCACTTCTTCTGTGAGATTCAGCCCCTGCTGGACCTGCTCTGTGGCAACACCTTCCCAAGAGAGCTCCAGGTCATTCTGGTGGCTGTCTTTGCTATTCTCAGCCCTTTCTTACTGATCATTTATTCTTACATTCATATCATTTCCACCATTCTTCACATGGCATCAGCTGAGAGCCGGCAGAAAGCCTTTTCCACTTGCTCCTCACACCTCTTGGTTGTGACTCTGTTTTATGGCACTGCAGGCTCTACATATCTGAGGCCAAAATCCACCTACTGTGCAGCAGTGGATAAATTCCTCTCACTCTCTTATTCTGTGCTGACTCCTTTGTTGAATCCCATCATTTATAGCTTGAGGAATAAGGAGGTGAAAAGAGCCCtgaagaaaaaatggagaaaaactaATTTAGTGTGGAAATGA
- the LOC115913904 gene encoding G protein-activated inward rectifier potassium channel 1-like: protein MAAVRRKFGDEYQAVGLARCSARRERQRFVDKNGRCNVQHGNLGGESSRYLSDFFTTLVDLKWRWNLLIFLLTYTVAWLVMASMWWGIAYLRGDLQQAHGDSYSPCVANVYNFPSAFLFFVETEATIGYGHRYITERCPEGIVLFLFQSLLGSVVDAFLIGCMFIKMSQPKKRAETLMFSRAAVISQRDAKLCLMFRVGNLRNSHMVSAQIRCKLIKSRQTPEGEFLPLDQCELDVGFGTGADQLFLVSPLTICHEINSESPFFCLSQRSLRSEQFEIVVILEGIVETTGMTCQARTSYTEDEVLWGHRFLPVMSLEDGFFRVDYSQFHATFEVPTPPYSVKEQEENLSQSSLLSSPVEKKSRREQVCPLDCADVTGEKNKLPAKLQKISSRKEGLPPRALRMSSCNAEKNFSTGDLLEIQEISPMSDGEDGDHRMQLKALKINAKALTQSTSKLELQKDFPGMGALGVKLEDNFPAKL from the exons ATGGCAGCCGTGCGCAGGAAGTTTGGGGACGAGTACCAGGCCGTGGGCCTCGCCCGCTGCAGCGCCCGCAGGGAGCGGCAGCGCTTCGTGGACAAGAACGGGCGCTGCAACGTGCAGCACGGCAACCTGGGCGGCGAGAGCAGCCGCTACCTCTCCGACTTCTTCACCACGCTGGTGGACCTCAAGTGGCGCTGGAACCTGCTCATCTTCCTGCTGACCTACACGGTGGCCTGGCTGGTGATGGCCTCGATGTGGTGGGGCATCGCCTACCTGCGCGGGGACCTGCAGCAGGCGCACGGTGACTCGTACAGCCCGTGTGTGGCCAACGTGTACAACTTCCCCTCCGCCTTCCTCTTCTTCGTAGAGACCGAGGCCACCATCGGCTACGGGCACCGCTACATCACGGAGCGCTGCCCCGAGGGCATCGTGCTGTTCCTCTTCCAGTCGCTGCTGGGCTCCGTGGTGGACGCGTTCCTCATCGGCTGCATGTTCATCAAGATGTCGCAGCCCAAGAAGCGAGCCGAGACCCTCATGTTCAGCCGCGCCGCCGTCATCTCGCAGCGCGATGCCAAGCTCTGCCTCATGTTCCGTGTGGGCAACCTCCGCAACAGCCACATGGTGTCTGCCCAGATCCGCTGCAAGCTCATCAAG tcCAGACAGACACCGGAGGGGGAATTTCTGCCACTGGACCAGTGTGAGCTGGATGTTGGATTTGGAACTGGAGCTGACCAGCTGTTTTTGGTTTCCCCTTTAACCATCTGCCATGAAATTAACTCAGAGAGCccctttttctgtctctcacaAAGATCCCTGAGGAGTGAGCAATTTGAAATCGTTGTCATCCTCGAAGGAATCGTTGAGACCACTG GAATGACGTGCCAAGCCAGGACCTCCTACACAGAAGATGAAGTGCTGTGGGGTCACAGGTTCCTGCCAGTCATGTCTCTGGAAGATGGCTTTTTCCGTGTCGATTATTCTCAGTTTCATGCCACCTTTGAAGTCCCCACTCCTCCTTACAGTGTCAAAGAGCAAGAAGAAAACCTGTCCCAGTCATCTCTCTTGAGTAGTCCTgttgagaagaaaagcagaagagaacaGGTTTGTCCTCTTGACTGTGCTGATGTCACAGGAGAGAAGAACAAGCTCCCTGCTAAACTCCAGAAGATCAGCTCGAGGAAGGAGGGCCTTCCACCAAGAGCCCTGAGAATGAGTTCCTGTAATGCAGAGAAGAATTTCAGTACTGGAGATCTCTTGGAAATTCAAGAAATAAGTCCCATGTCTGATGGTGAAGACGGTGATCACAGGATGCAGCTGaaagccttaaaaataaatgccaagGCTCTGACTCAGTCCACCAGCAAGCTCGAGTTACAGAAGGATTTTCCAGGTATGGGTGCTCTAGGGGTGAAATTGGAAGATAATTTCCCTGCCAAACTTTGA
- the LOC115913799 gene encoding acrosin-like, translating to MSLLYLLILLAVYTPAHGTWDNCRGTCGQRPMASDFSSITADYRIMAGTGALPGAWPWIVSIQDPRKDGSGHTCGGSLISPQWVLTAAHCFLQARNITKWRVLIGATQLSHLGPEAQVRHVKRLLAHQEYTADSQQNDIALLELDEPVECSDYVQLACVPNASLTVSELKTCYIAGWSPDSAEAQGASDVLQEAKVRLLDIRLVNSSHWYAGAIHTHNLCAGYPRGAMDTCQGDSGGPLVCKDNRASYFWLVGVTSWGKGCAKAKQPGVYTSTQYFYNWILIQMGVCPPATDTSAPESPCISMPLELPQPTPTESGCSTPTPCPQPAETEAPTPEPTFSSTPSEEPEQTPTEADCSTTASTHQPTAAAMPELALTSNSSEEPMPTEPLFPTPHPYEILQQFLTQVHQMLQSLMGNRTEAAG from the exons ATGAGCCTGCTGtacctcctcatcctcctggcTGTGTACACACCTGCACATGGCACCTGGGACAACTGCAG AGGGACCTGTGGGCAGCGGCCCATGGCTTCTGACTTCAGCTCCATAACTGCTGACTACAGAATCAtggctggcacaggtgccctGCCAGGGGCCTGGCCCTGGATTGTCAGCATCCAGGACCCCAGGAAAGATGGCAGCGGCCACACGTGTGGCGGGTCCCTCATCAGCCCACAGTGggtcctcacagcagcccacTGCTTCCTCCAGGCCAG GAACATCACCAAGTGGCGCGTGCTGATCGGGGCCACCCAGCTGAGCCACCTGGGCCCCGAGGCTCAGGTGCGCCACGTCAAGAGGCTGCTGGCCCACCAGGAGTACACGGCTGACTCCCAGCAGAATGACAttgccctgctggagctggacgAGCCCGTGGAGTGTAGTGACTACGTGCAGCTCGCCTGCGTGCCCAACGCCTCGCTCACGGTGTCGGAGCTGAAAACCTGCTACATTGCTGGCTGGAGTCCTGACAGTGCTGAAG ctcagggtgcGAGTGATGTCCTGCAGGAAGCCAAGGTCCGGCTCCTGGATATCCGGCTGGTCAACAGCAGCCACTGGTACGCTGGGGCCATCCACACCCACAACCTGTGTGCTGGCTACCCACGGGGGGCCATGGACACCTGCCAG GGTGACAGTGGAGGGCCTCTGGTGTGCAAAGATAACCGTGCCAGCTACTTCTGGCTGGTTGGAGTGACCAGCTGGGGAAAAGGCTGTGCCAAAGCAAAACAGCCGGGAGTCTACACCTCCACTCAGTACTTCTACAACTGGATCCTGATCCAGATGGGCGTGTGCCCACCTGCAACAGACACTTCAGCACCAGAGTCACCCTGCATCTCAATGCCTCTTGAGCTGCCACAGCCAACACCAACAGAATCAG GCTGCTCCACTCCCACTCCATGTCCACAGCCAGCTGAAACAGAGGCTCCAACGCCAGAGCCAACCTTCAGCTCAACCCCCTCTGAGGAGCCAGAGCAAACACCAACAGAGGCAGACTGCTCTACTACAGCCAGTACTCATCAGCCAACTGCAGCAGCCATGCCAGAGCTAGCCTTGACCTCAAATTCCTCTGAGGAGCCAATGCCAACAGAACCTCTCTTTCCCACTCCACATCCGTACGAGATACTGCAGCAATTCTTAACTCAGGTGCACCAGATGCTGCAGAGCCTCATGGGGAACAGGACAGAAGCAGCAGGATGA